A single Bremerella cremea DNA region contains:
- a CDS encoding PQQ-dependent sugar dehydrogenase yields MRISILLHAYLMVTAGLVFAFLGVASLAAAEPPFNASRLEVTTLATDLKQPMELAIANDGRIFYIEIQGALKVFDPHTNQTTLVGEVEVTTAQENGLIGLALDPNFDRNGWVYLQYSPPNFEGQHVSRFTLVDGKLDNASEKRLLKYEEQRKDCCHHAGSLEFGPDGCLYIGTGDNTNPFGDSQGYAPIDEREGRFFFDAQATAANTNDHNGKVLRIRPTPEGTAEIPAGNLFPPDSNQGKPEIYVMGCRNPWRISIDQKTGYLYWGDVGPDAGGESPRGPRGYDEVNQARQAGNFGWPYFIANNLPYHDVDLATGKVGDKFDPAAPINESVNNTGMRELPPANEAFIFYPAANSDTFPELGSGGRTACAGPVYYYDAANPSQTKFPPHFDRTLFIYEWSRHWIMAVHLTEDSQIASIEPFLPNHRFVRPVDMQFGPDGALYLLEYGETWGVNDDAKLVRIDYVRGNRAPVAVAATENNTGRQPLPVKLSSVGSFDKDGDTLTYQWRAFRAGEEQTQPVILSQDANPEVVFQEPGVFHVELKVTDPTGATAIASVPVIVGNARPSVTFISPQPGDFFDSPAQIHYQLQVDDQEDGTSDFETADATGAAEIDLEAPRRTALNLTIGSGSIPRDGKQDVNDSDPVGLQLMKKSDCFNCHAVDSVRVGPPFLKVAEKYRGQDHALDASIKRVREGSTGIWGKVPMLPHSQHSLDEIQEMVSWVYSLEPNSAVRVFDGLVGDIKLTPEEVDKAGYLQLEANYRDLGAGEIPSLVGTSQIYLRKRKVEAEAADEIGGPQTLGGHKASGGNFLGAINHQHFARFNQIPLDQVGAITFRVTSAGAGGQIEVHLDAIDGPIIATAQVNVNGSWEDFYDVTEKIAPQMGRHDIFVVFKNPQNQGGLMNLDSVTFQPPAYLTDIKNSSE; encoded by the coding sequence ATGCGGATTTCGATTTTGCTGCATGCTTACTTAATGGTTACCGCAGGTTTAGTTTTCGCCTTCTTGGGCGTGGCGTCTCTCGCTGCTGCTGAACCACCGTTCAATGCTTCACGTTTGGAAGTAACCACACTAGCGACGGACCTAAAGCAGCCGATGGAATTGGCGATCGCTAACGATGGACGAATCTTCTATATCGAAATCCAAGGTGCCCTGAAAGTCTTCGACCCGCACACGAACCAAACGACGCTGGTTGGCGAAGTGGAAGTTACCACCGCGCAAGAGAATGGGTTGATCGGCCTAGCCCTCGATCCGAATTTCGATCGCAATGGATGGGTGTATCTGCAGTATTCACCTCCGAACTTCGAAGGCCAACACGTCAGCCGCTTCACACTGGTAGACGGCAAACTCGACAACGCTTCCGAGAAGCGATTGCTGAAGTACGAGGAACAACGGAAAGATTGTTGCCATCACGCAGGCTCGCTTGAGTTTGGCCCAGATGGTTGCCTGTATATTGGCACCGGGGACAACACCAATCCGTTTGGCGATAGCCAGGGATATGCCCCGATCGACGAAAGAGAAGGCCGTTTCTTCTTCGATGCTCAAGCAACCGCCGCCAATACCAACGACCACAACGGCAAGGTCTTGCGAATTCGTCCGACGCCGGAAGGAACCGCCGAAATCCCAGCAGGGAATCTCTTTCCACCAGATAGCAACCAGGGCAAGCCAGAGATTTACGTCATGGGATGCCGCAATCCGTGGCGGATCAGCATCGATCAGAAAACCGGCTATTTATATTGGGGTGATGTCGGCCCTGATGCTGGAGGAGAAAGCCCCCGTGGACCTCGCGGTTATGACGAAGTCAATCAAGCTCGCCAGGCCGGCAACTTCGGCTGGCCTTATTTCATTGCCAACAATCTCCCCTACCATGACGTTGATTTGGCAACCGGCAAAGTCGGCGACAAATTTGATCCGGCGGCACCGATCAACGAGTCGGTCAACAACACCGGCATGCGTGAATTACCGCCAGCGAACGAAGCATTCATCTTCTACCCTGCCGCCAATTCCGACACCTTTCCAGAACTAGGCTCTGGCGGCCGCACGGCATGCGCCGGCCCCGTTTACTACTACGATGCCGCTAACCCCAGCCAGACCAAGTTCCCACCGCATTTCGATCGCACGCTGTTCATCTACGAATGGTCACGCCACTGGATCATGGCCGTCCACTTAACGGAAGACTCGCAGATTGCCAGCATCGAACCGTTCCTGCCTAACCATCGCTTCGTCCGCCCTGTCGATATGCAATTTGGCCCCGACGGAGCGTTATACCTGCTTGAATACGGCGAAACTTGGGGCGTAAACGACGACGCCAAACTGGTTCGCATCGATTATGTAAGAGGCAACCGCGCTCCTGTTGCCGTTGCTGCTACCGAGAACAACACTGGTCGCCAACCGCTGCCGGTGAAACTCTCTAGCGTCGGCTCCTTTGATAAAGATGGCGACACACTTACTTACCAGTGGCGTGCCTTTCGGGCTGGAGAAGAGCAGACTCAGCCTGTCATCCTATCTCAAGATGCCAACCCGGAAGTTGTCTTCCAAGAACCTGGCGTCTTCCATGTGGAGCTGAAGGTCACCGATCCTACCGGCGCCACCGCGATCGCCTCGGTCCCGGTAATCGTTGGTAATGCTCGCCCCAGCGTGACGTTCATTTCACCGCAACCTGGCGATTTCTTCGACTCGCCAGCGCAGATTCACTACCAGTTGCAAGTCGACGACCAGGAGGACGGCACTTCGGATTTCGAAACGGCTGATGCCACCGGTGCCGCCGAAATCGACCTGGAAGCACCTCGTCGAACGGCCTTGAATTTAACCATCGGTAGCGGCAGTATTCCACGCGACGGCAAGCAGGATGTCAACGATTCCGATCCTGTGGGACTGCAATTGATGAAGAAAAGCGATTGCTTCAATTGCCACGCCGTCGACAGCGTCCGGGTCGGCCCGCCCTTTTTGAAAGTCGCCGAGAAGTATCGCGGGCAAGACCACGCTTTAGATGCTTCGATCAAGCGTGTCCGCGAAGGCTCGACCGGCATCTGGGGCAAGGTTCCGATGCTCCCCCATAGCCAGCATTCCCTCGACGAGATTCAAGAGATGGTTAGTTGGGTTTACTCGTTAGAACCGAACAGCGCTGTCCGCGTATTCGATGGCCTGGTAGGGGACATCAAACTTACCCCTGAGGAAGTCGACAAGGCAGGCTACCTTCAACTGGAAGCAAACTACCGCGACCTTGGCGCCGGCGAAATACCTTCCCTGGTCGGCACTTCCCAGATCTATCTCCGCAAGAGAAAAGTCGAGGCCGAAGCAGCCGACGAGATCGGGGGCCCCCAAACGCTGGGTGGGCATAAAGCTTCTGGCGGAAATTTCCTTGGCGCCATCAACCACCAACACTTCGCCCGTTTCAACCAAATCCCCCTCGATCAAGTCGGTGCGATTACCTTCCGAGTCACATCGGCCGGGGCAGGGGGGCAAATCGAAGTTCATCTTGACGCAATCGATGGCCCTATCATCGCCACAGCTCAGGTCAACGTGAACGGTAGCTGGGAAGACTTCTACGACGTGACAGAAAAAATCGCACCACAAATGGGACGCCATGACATCTTTGTGGTGTTCAAGAACCCACAAAACCAAGGTGGGCTGATGAACCTAGACAGCGTGACCTTCCAACCACCAGCTTACCTTACCGATATCAAAAACAGCTCGGAATGA
- a CDS encoding DUF1559 domain-containing protein, with product MLRGPTCAQSERQGFTLVELLVVIAIIGVLIALLLPAVQQAREAARRSQCINNLKQLGLASHNRHDTFKEFPAALYNTNNGNAGNNELDQLGPNWVVFLLPQLEQNALYELFQVNPNATTTATMWNMNATVPTSNGNTSNTTLARSQEIPGLLCPSDRGNNLMYNSTVSNVGNNWGRGNYAANGGFGAWWVDGEMRTPNTYSKSINSDGAFTVNKGRNMSAFTDGTSNSILMAEVRIGETATDQRGVWAMGVAGSSVLSLYSQGDCYGPNDKNANSDDVYDCQDMANGKGGCWENCPSTQATARSLHPGVVNVVYADGSVSSIPDSVSQPVWAMMGAIRDAQVFERP from the coding sequence ATGCTCCGAGGTCCTACTTGCGCACAGTCAGAGCGCCAAGGTTTTACCCTTGTTGAGTTGCTGGTGGTCATTGCGATCATTGGCGTCTTGATTGCCTTATTACTTCCTGCTGTTCAACAAGCTCGCGAAGCGGCTCGTCGGTCGCAATGCATTAACAACCTGAAACAGCTTGGCCTTGCCTCACACAATCGCCACGACACCTTTAAAGAATTTCCTGCTGCGTTGTACAACACCAACAACGGAAATGCAGGCAACAACGAACTCGATCAACTTGGCCCGAACTGGGTTGTTTTCTTGTTGCCCCAACTTGAGCAGAACGCCCTTTACGAGCTATTCCAAGTGAACCCCAATGCGACAACAACTGCCACCATGTGGAACATGAACGCTACGGTGCCAACGAGCAATGGTAACACTTCTAACACGACCCTCGCTCGTAGCCAAGAGATCCCCGGGCTTCTCTGTCCATCCGATCGGGGCAACAACTTGATGTACAACAGTACGGTCAGCAATGTGGGCAACAACTGGGGACGCGGCAACTACGCAGCGAACGGTGGTTTTGGTGCATGGTGGGTTGATGGTGAAATGCGTACTCCCAACACTTATTCGAAGTCCATCAACTCGGACGGAGCATTTACGGTGAACAAAGGACGCAATATGTCCGCATTCACCGATGGTACATCCAACTCGATCTTGATGGCTGAAGTTCGTATTGGCGAAACGGCAACGGATCAGCGCGGTGTCTGGGCGATGGGCGTTGCTGGCTCTAGCGTGCTAAGCCTTTATTCTCAAGGCGACTGCTACGGCCCGAATGACAAGAACGCGAATTCGGATGACGTTTACGATTGTCAAGACATGGCCAACGGTAAGGGTGGCTGCTGGGAGAATTGCCCCAGCACACAAGCCACAGCACGTTCGCTTCACCCAGGGGTTGTTAACGTTGTTTACGCCGATGGCAGTGTGAGCAGCATCCCTGATAGCGTAAGCCAACCGGTCTGGGCAATGATGGGCGCCATCCGCGATGCCCAGGTCTTCGAGCGACCATAG
- a CDS encoding DUF3823 domain-containing protein: MILKFANLGILAAALFLIAGCEKTDPLIQGKLTNDGQALQVSEKGDIQVEFVQDGTGQSYLASVKPDGSYELTVPPGDYKVAIQQLDPYPNVDKLKGKFSQKKTPIKKKLEGGETFDIELSEYAK; the protein is encoded by the coding sequence GTGATTCTAAAGTTCGCAAATCTTGGAATCCTCGCCGCCGCCCTCTTTTTGATCGCTGGCTGCGAAAAGACTGATCCCCTGATCCAGGGAAAGCTCACCAATGACGGCCAAGCTCTTCAAGTTAGCGAAAAGGGAGATATTCAAGTTGAGTTCGTCCAAGACGGAACTGGACAGTCATACCTGGCCAGTGTTAAACCAGATGGCAGCTACGAACTGACGGTTCCCCCTGGCGATTACAAAGTTGCCATCCAACAGCTCGACCCCTATCCCAACGTCGACAAACTGAAGGGCAAATTCAGCCAGAAAAAGACTCCGATCAAAAAGAAGCTAGAGGGTGGCGAAACGTTCGATATTGAATTGAGCGAGTATGCCAAATAG
- the rph gene encoding ribonuclease PH — MARHDGRTAAQLRPLKIKRRYTKNAAGSVLIQAGTTTVLCTASVESSVPPWLKGSEKGWVTAEYNMLPGSTPTRKSRKVDGRTTEIQRLIGRSLRAVVDLEALGEQMITVDCDVLDADGGTRTASITGAFVALVDAINTIELPDPKRSIFKDSLAAISVGIVNGSPVLDLDYVEDFAATVDMNVVMTGSGKFIEIQGTGEEATFSEDELGKLLKLAKSGIKELTEHQKKALGKKWPQVA; from the coding sequence ATGGCACGTCACGATGGTCGCACTGCGGCACAGCTTCGTCCTTTGAAGATCAAACGCCGCTACACCAAGAACGCTGCTGGAAGTGTGCTGATTCAAGCAGGCACCACCACCGTGTTGTGTACGGCCAGCGTCGAATCGTCTGTGCCGCCGTGGCTTAAAGGAAGCGAAAAAGGCTGGGTTACGGCCGAGTACAACATGCTGCCCGGCAGCACGCCCACGCGGAAGTCGCGGAAGGTGGATGGCCGCACGACTGAGATTCAGCGGCTGATTGGCCGCAGCCTGCGGGCGGTAGTCGATTTGGAAGCGTTGGGCGAACAGATGATCACGGTCGACTGCGATGTGCTAGATGCCGACGGTGGCACGCGTACGGCCAGCATTACCGGTGCGTTTGTGGCGTTGGTCGACGCGATCAACACCATCGAACTGCCGGACCCCAAACGCTCGATCTTTAAAGACAGCCTGGCCGCAATCAGCGTTGGCATTGTCAACGGATCGCCTGTCTTGGACCTGGACTACGTCGAAGACTTTGCCGCGACGGTCGATATGAACGTGGTGATGACCGGTAGCGGTAAGTTCATCGAGATCCAAGGAACCGGCGAAGAAGCCACCTTCAGCGAAGACGAACTTGGCAAGCTACTAAAACTCGCCAAGTCCGGCATCAAAGAGCTAACCGAGCACCAGAAAAAAGCCCTCGGCAAGAAGTGGCCTCAGGTTGCTTAA
- the argF gene encoding ornithine carbamoyltransferase, producing the protein MRHFLSLFDVSDDELKRIFELANQLKARLKSDVREPILQGKVAGLLFEKPSLRTRVSFEAGMAQLGGSSLFLGEDVGWGKREAPQDFSRVIGQYLDVIVCRAKSHEKVETLAKYASSVIINGLTDLCHPCQALADLMTIEEEFGTLAGKKLTFIGDGNNVSRSLALACAKTGMTFSIAAPKGYEIEPEFLARIEKHAPGAKIEQTSDPVEAVSGACAIYTDVWASMGQEAEQAKREADFADFQVNGKLMRAAEKGAIFLHCLPAKRGQEVTDEVMDCPTSRIVEQAGNRMHAQKGLLVWLLTEAVDKISVG; encoded by the coding sequence ATGCGACATTTCTTGAGCCTATTTGACGTTTCCGATGACGAACTAAAGCGAATCTTCGAACTTGCCAATCAACTCAAAGCTCGTTTGAAATCGGACGTCCGCGAGCCTATCTTGCAAGGCAAAGTGGCTGGGCTGTTGTTTGAGAAACCTTCGCTGCGAACACGAGTGAGCTTTGAAGCGGGGATGGCCCAGCTAGGCGGCAGCAGCCTGTTTCTGGGGGAAGACGTTGGCTGGGGCAAACGCGAAGCGCCGCAAGATTTCAGCCGCGTGATTGGCCAATATCTAGACGTGATTGTCTGCCGGGCCAAGTCGCACGAAAAGGTCGAAACGTTGGCCAAGTATGCCAGCAGTGTGATCATCAACGGTCTGACCGACTTGTGCCACCCCTGCCAAGCACTGGCCGATTTGATGACCATCGAGGAAGAGTTTGGCACGCTGGCCGGCAAGAAGCTGACCTTCATAGGCGATGGCAACAACGTTTCGCGCAGCTTGGCGTTGGCATGTGCCAAAACAGGCATGACGTTTTCGATTGCGGCACCAAAGGGTTACGAGATTGAACCTGAGTTCCTCGCACGAATCGAGAAGCATGCCCCTGGGGCCAAGATCGAGCAAACCAGCGACCCTGTCGAAGCGGTCAGCGGCGCGTGTGCAATTTATACCGACGTCTGGGCCAGCATGGGACAGGAAGCAGAGCAAGCCAAACGCGAAGCGGACTTCGCCGATTTCCAGGTGAACGGCAAGTTGATGCGTGCCGCTGAGAAAGGGGCCATCTTCTTGCACTGCTTGCCAGCCAAGCGGGGCCAGGAAGTGACCGACGAAGTGATGGACTGCCCGACTAGCCGCATTGTCGAACAGGCCGGCAACCGCATGCACGCCCAAAAGGGTTTGCTCGTCTGGCTGCTAACCGAAGCGGTCGATAAGATCTCGGTAGGATAA
- a CDS encoding aspartate aminotransferase family protein yields the protein MSTTDASAGQEQLSSADTVQLFQKYVVPNYIRYPVNLVRGEGSKIWDAEGNEYLDLFPGWGCNLLGHCPEMVVQAVQDQVAKLIHVPNSWHMDVQGQWAKLLSDRSFGGQAFFCNSGAEANEAAIKLARLHTPDEKYKIITFLGGFHGRTYGAVTATAQPKYHLGIGPMMAGFTYAPHGDLEAVRDLVDEHTCAIMIEPIQGEGGVKLPPEGFLAGLRKIADENNLLLIFDEVQTGCGRTGEWFGYQHFGVQPDIMTLAKSLCGGIAGGALLTTPEIAASMKPGMHAATFGGNPIAARAGIAAIEQIERDGLLEKAKVVSEIFRERLNALKEECDLIQDVRIAGLMIGLELSVEGAPVVKACLEKHLLINCTQGRVIRLLPAMNISEEEVHHGCDILADVLKNLPTSAE from the coding sequence ATGTCGACGACTGATGCTTCCGCCGGACAAGAGCAACTCAGCTCTGCGGACACCGTCCAGCTTTTTCAAAAGTACGTTGTCCCTAACTACATTCGTTACCCGGTGAATCTGGTTCGCGGTGAAGGTTCGAAAATCTGGGATGCGGAAGGAAACGAGTATCTCGACTTGTTTCCTGGCTGGGGCTGCAACCTGCTGGGGCATTGCCCCGAGATGGTCGTGCAGGCCGTGCAGGATCAAGTAGCCAAGCTGATTCATGTGCCCAACTCGTGGCACATGGATGTCCAGGGACAGTGGGCTAAGCTGCTTTCCGATCGAAGTTTTGGTGGTCAAGCGTTCTTTTGCAACAGCGGTGCCGAAGCAAACGAAGCCGCTATCAAGCTGGCTCGGCTGCACACGCCGGACGAAAAGTACAAGATCATCACTTTCTTGGGTGGTTTTCATGGGCGAACCTATGGAGCCGTGACCGCCACCGCTCAGCCCAAGTATCACCTGGGGATTGGCCCGATGATGGCTGGCTTCACCTATGCCCCGCACGGCGATTTAGAAGCGGTGCGCGATTTGGTGGATGAGCATACCTGTGCGATCATGATCGAGCCAATCCAAGGGGAAGGTGGCGTGAAGCTGCCGCCCGAAGGTTTTCTGGCTGGGCTGCGCAAGATCGCCGACGAGAACAACTTGTTGTTGATCTTCGACGAAGTGCAAACCGGTTGCGGTCGAACAGGCGAATGGTTCGGTTACCAGCACTTTGGTGTTCAGCCTGATATTATGACGTTGGCCAAAAGCCTCTGCGGTGGAATCGCTGGCGGGGCGTTGCTGACAACGCCTGAGATTGCCGCCAGCATGAAGCCTGGCATGCATGCTGCAACCTTTGGTGGCAACCCCATTGCCGCCCGAGCCGGGATCGCCGCGATCGAGCAGATCGAACGAGATGGCCTGCTAGAAAAGGCCAAGGTCGTCAGCGAAATCTTCCGCGAGCGGCTGAACGCCCTGAAAGAAGAATGCGATCTGATTCAGGACGTACGCATCGCTGGTTTGATGATCGGTCTAGAGCTTTCCGTTGAAGGAGCTCCCGTGGTAAAAGCCTGTCTCGAAAAACACCTTCTCATCAACTGCACTCAAGGTCGTGTGATTCGCCTTCTTCCGGCGATGAACATCAGCGAGGAAGAGGTCCACCACGGGTGCGACATCCTGGCCGACGTGCTGAAAAATCTGCCAACTTCGGCAGAGTAA
- the argB gene encoding acetylglutamate kinase, with protein MRDAIEKADVLIEALGWIRRFRNKVTVIKLGGSVMENPDALRHCLIDIVFMETVGMRPVVIHGGGAAISRAMAEAKIEPHFIQGRRYTDDATLKIVEEVLAGKVCRHITQEIEDIGGRAMSLNLDPQCVLFGERMTLPGENGEEIDLGHVGTVTEVDRATIENLCYAGQVPIIPSMCIDKATEQKLNVNADTAANAVAEALGAEKLVFLSDVNGVRLDKDDPNTLVHSLNREKAREMIKTGQIASGMIPKVEACLETLERGVSKIHIIDGRLRHSLLLEIYTNTGVGTEIVL; from the coding sequence TTGAGAGATGCCATTGAAAAAGCGGACGTCCTGATCGAAGCCTTGGGATGGATCCGCCGCTTCCGCAATAAAGTTACGGTCATCAAGTTGGGCGGAAGCGTCATGGAAAATCCAGACGCGCTGCGCCACTGCCTGATTGATATTGTCTTCATGGAAACGGTCGGCATGCGTCCGGTCGTTATTCATGGTGGGGGTGCTGCAATCAGTCGCGCCATGGCCGAAGCCAAGATCGAACCTCACTTCATCCAAGGTCGCCGTTATACGGACGATGCGACCTTGAAGATCGTCGAGGAAGTTTTGGCCGGTAAAGTGTGTCGCCACATCACGCAAGAGATCGAAGACATTGGCGGCCGCGCGATGAGCTTGAATCTCGATCCCCAGTGTGTGCTGTTTGGCGAACGCATGACCTTGCCTGGCGAAAACGGCGAAGAGATCGACCTGGGGCACGTGGGCACCGTAACGGAAGTCGATCGTGCCACGATCGAAAACCTGTGCTATGCCGGTCAGGTGCCGATCATCCCCAGCATGTGCATCGACAAAGCGACCGAGCAAAAGCTAAATGTCAACGCCGACACCGCCGCCAATGCCGTGGCCGAGGCGCTGGGAGCAGAGAAGCTGGTCTTTTTGTCCGACGTTAATGGTGTTCGCCTCGACAAGGACGACCCCAACACGCTGGTTCATTCATTGAACCGCGAAAAAGCCCGCGAGATGATCAAGACCGGCCAAATCGCTTCCGGCATGATTCCCAAAGTGGAAGCGTGTCTGGAAACGCTCGAGCGTGGTGTCAGCAAGATCCACATCATCGATGGCCGCTTGCGTCACTCGTTACTTTTGGAAATTTACACCAATACCGGGGTGGGAACGGAAATCGTGCTTTAA
- a CDS encoding peroxiredoxin-like family protein: MHEYYPAAPAPKGELVAADGQKVTVAQLYRFRPVLLQFSRHMGCVFCIDHAKQLLKHYEMLKRHGLDVALVIMGGAPEAQEFRDRLKLTYPVYGDPDQIVYRAFNVPRGNVWQVAGPQLWWEGLKALSRSGMGCPRGDLMQLGGSYLIDTNGQIVWSFRPASSVDFPNIDEIVVAADTLSPIADA, from the coding sequence ATGCACGAATACTATCCTGCCGCGCCCGCCCCAAAAGGAGAGCTAGTTGCCGCAGATGGGCAGAAGGTAACGGTCGCCCAGCTCTATCGATTTCGGCCTGTCTTGCTGCAATTCTCTCGCCACATGGGCTGTGTCTTCTGCATTGATCACGCCAAACAGCTTCTCAAGCATTACGAGATGCTCAAGCGACACGGACTTGATGTTGCCTTAGTGATTATGGGAGGTGCTCCAGAAGCCCAAGAGTTTCGCGATCGCTTAAAACTCACCTACCCTGTTTATGGCGACCCCGATCAAATCGTTTACCGCGCGTTCAATGTCCCCCGAGGCAACGTCTGGCAAGTTGCCGGGCCGCAGCTCTGGTGGGAAGGGCTAAAGGCCCTCTCACGCAGCGGTATGGGGTGTCCTCGGGGCGATCTCATGCAATTAGGCGGCAGCTACTTGATCGATACCAACGGCCAAATCGTGTGGTCGTTCCGCCCTGCCTCTTCGGTCGATTTCCCTAACATCGATGAAATCGTCGTTGCCGCCGATACGCTTTCACCGATTGCCGATGCCTAG
- a CDS encoding MATE family efflux transporter has product MSTTQAKKTAPRASITSKGDLRAVMTIAAPSLAEQFLEFCVGMVDTWLAGNVLSEANSVPAMAAVSLMAYSCWMIFVICASVGIGATAVVARRIGADNWEEAELATEQAIALGLFFSVITTVAFWFLAPNYIGAMQLHGEAYDMALEYLYILIPAIPGFMMIAVTTACLHGAGDTVTGLLVMTVVNVLNISISAALAIGWGPIPQLGWSGIAIGTSVSHLVGGLLLLAILFHGRSHLKVRWRGMWPNFPLMKRLLSIGLPGGANDAMVLVCHLWYLSIINSLGTTQAAAHGLALRIESPGYLSAWAFSVAASALTGQHLGAKNPQRAKRATLVSLTICVTMLSAYAMIVATQGPWLAGFFLGFPSETAESFATGQAVVKIVGIMALCLPFLAMFSVINGALRGAGDTTWPLLITIIGFLLIRVPFAYWLSWKEFTIPGTNYILPGMNWGLTGAWLAMLIDTLVRAALILGRYWHGAWKRIEV; this is encoded by the coding sequence ATGTCCACGACGCAGGCCAAAAAGACTGCGCCACGAGCATCCATCACGTCAAAAGGGGACCTGCGCGCCGTGATGACGATCGCAGCGCCCTCGTTAGCCGAGCAGTTTTTAGAATTCTGTGTCGGCATGGTCGATACTTGGCTGGCAGGAAACGTCTTATCGGAAGCGAACTCTGTTCCGGCGATGGCGGCCGTCAGTTTAATGGCGTATAGCTGCTGGATGATCTTCGTCATTTGTGCCTCGGTTGGCATCGGGGCGACTGCTGTTGTGGCCCGTCGTATTGGCGCCGACAACTGGGAAGAAGCGGAACTCGCAACCGAACAAGCAATTGCCCTTGGCTTGTTCTTTTCAGTGATCACCACCGTCGCCTTTTGGTTTCTAGCCCCCAACTATATCGGCGCCATGCAGTTGCACGGGGAAGCGTATGACATGGCGCTCGAGTATCTCTACATTCTGATTCCGGCCATTCCGGGCTTCATGATGATTGCCGTCACGACTGCCTGTTTGCATGGCGCCGGCGATACGGTCACCGGGCTGCTTGTGATGACGGTCGTCAACGTGCTGAACATCAGCATCAGCGCCGCGCTGGCGATAGGCTGGGGACCCATTCCTCAACTCGGTTGGAGCGGCATTGCGATCGGCACTTCGGTCTCACACCTTGTCGGTGGACTGTTGCTACTAGCGATCTTGTTTCATGGCCGCTCCCATTTGAAGGTGCGTTGGCGCGGGATGTGGCCCAATTTCCCACTGATGAAACGATTGCTTAGCATTGGCTTGCCAGGCGGAGCAAACGATGCCATGGTGTTGGTTTGCCATCTTTGGTACCTGAGCATCATCAACAGCCTGGGCACAACGCAAGCTGCGGCGCATGGGCTGGCTTTACGAATTGAATCGCCAGGCTACCTTTCCGCATGGGCTTTTTCCGTTGCGGCGTCTGCACTCACCGGACAACATCTTGGGGCGAAGAATCCCCAACGGGCGAAACGAGCCACGCTTGTTTCGCTGACGATCTGCGTGACGATGCTCTCAGCTTACGCGATGATTGTGGCAACCCAAGGCCCATGGCTGGCCGGATTCTTCCTGGGCTTTCCGAGCGAAACGGCCGAGTCCTTTGCCACTGGGCAAGCGGTCGTCAAGATCGTTGGCATCATGGCTTTGTGCTTGCCATTTCTGGCGATGTTCTCGGTTATCAATGGAGCCTTGCGCGGAGCCGGAGACACGACCTGGCCGCTGCTTATCACGATCATCGGCTTCCTCTTGATTCGTGTCCCGTTCGCCTACTGGCTATCGTGGAAAGAGTTCACCATCCCTGGCACCAACTACATCTTGCCAGGCATGAACTGGGGACTCACCGGCGCGTGGCTGGCGATGCTGATCGACACGCTGGTCCGCGCAGCACTTATCTTGGGCCGATACTGGCACGGAGCTTGGAAGCGGATTGAGGTTTGA
- a CDS encoding ribbon-helix-helix domain-containing protein — translation MQIELSHDHQEFLEHLVSEGRYPSINQAMIDAINLLERREALRLEVQKGVDDADAGRLRPVDEVISEIRARHELGE, via the coding sequence ATGCAGATCGAGCTTTCACATGACCACCAAGAGTTTTTGGAACACCTTGTGTCCGAAGGTAGATACCCATCCATCAATCAAGCAATGATTGATGCGATAAATCTTCTCGAACGCAGAGAAGCACTTCGCCTGGAAGTTCAAAAGGGCGTTGATGATGCTGATGCCGGTAGACTACGGCCTGTGGATGAGGTGATTTCTGAAATCCGAGCCCGACATGAATTAGGTGAATAA
- a CDS encoding type II toxin-antitoxin system RelE/ParE family toxin, whose protein sequence is MTKPTLTYQAEEDLDQIVSYIARDKSDAALKWLNDICAKFYLLAQSPEIGDARSDLGHGIRCTFFKRYVIYFRKANNSVEILRVLTGDQDTQQLY, encoded by the coding sequence ATGACAAAGCCGACGCTTACGTATCAGGCAGAAGAAGATCTTGATCAGATCGTTTCTTATATCGCACGTGATAAATCCGATGCCGCATTAAAATGGTTAAATGACATTTGTGCGAAGTTCTATCTTTTAGCCCAATCACCTGAGATTGGTGATGCTCGCTCTGACCTCGGTCATGGTATCAGATGCACCTTTTTTAAAAGGTACGTCATATACTTCCGCAAGGCGAACAATAGCGTTGAAATCTTGCGTGTTCTGACAGGCGATCAAGATACACAGCAGCTTTATTGA